In a genomic window of Vulpes vulpes isolate BD-2025 unplaced genomic scaffold, VulVul3 u000000751, whole genome shotgun sequence:
- the EZHIP gene encoding EZH inhibitory protein — MATPSSKEKAQKQQLGEVPPGPKNEVALAPGDACGVSNPDPGASVPSVSSDLSPSGGGALHSGTAGSSASALAAVGAISITSEGPWLPFMGCVLERERANLQGGRSPRAELKCVVPEAGQGLQTSHAGSVATMVQAMRGVGPTSGPPTQAMSPGKGHGRELTSHEETAEAQKPPRRRCLFPGPQCPVPVPPSSLTSQPRGCRHSQASPCGLASQPGPALRSQARPGPALRSQAARPGPAVNGRGTPPGPAFHGHASGLGPALRNRTSAPGPAHRRRSASAPGPALHSRASAPGPALQHRHVPGSGSALRSHRHASTGPALRSRRHASSPGPALRSHRHTSSPGPALRSRRCASVLGPALRNRRSHPSVSAPALRRRTSTRGPAPQGRASESGPALRHRRASASGPALHCRAAAQGPAYRRGVAAPGSALSRPASSSHASGSGPALRSRANQIGLALRNSFPTPGFVLRSRTILRSSPRSHASLPVSAGLSPPSSPRLALRRLVCQSRSSSPNPEAPSLAAQPHWHAVRMRASSPSPPGRLFPFFEQCGGNSSSSSSASGSPGQSPSSSSSSSSSSSSSTNFSGQSPSCPTFCGLGSISTPSPASLRRALLPELDARSPLPAEEQAETGSMPSSPTRPVV; from the coding sequence ATGGCCACCCCATCGTCCAAGGAGAAGGCGCAGAAGCAACAGCTGGGTGAGGTGCCCCCAGGGCCAAAGAATGAGGTCGCCCTTGCTCCTGGCGATGCCTGCGGGGTCAGCAACCCCGATCCCGGTGCTTCGGTCCCCTCGGTCTCGAGCGACCTGTCTCCATCAGGTGGTGGTGCCCTGCACAGCGGCACAGCAGGTTCCTCTGCCTCCGCCCTGGCTGCCGTGGGCGCTATTTCGATCACTAGCGAGGGCCCATGGCTGCCCTTTATGGGCTGTGTGCTGGAGAGGGAGCGAGCTAACCTCCAGGGTGGCCGCAGTCCCCGCGCCGAGCTGAAATGTGTGGTGCCTGAGGCAGGCCAAGGTCTCCAGACCTCACACGCGGGCAGCGTGGCCACCATGGTGCAAGCTATGAGGGGTGTGGGCCCCACCAGCGGGCCTCCGACCCAGGCCATGAGCCCAGGGAAGGGCCATGGGAGGGAGCTGACCAGCCACGAGGAGACTGCTGAAGCTCAGAAGCCTCCGCGGCGGCGCTGTCTATTTCCTGGGCCTCAGTGCCCCGTGCCTGTGCCACCATCTTCTCTGACGTCTCAGCCCCGCGGCTGCCGCCATTCTCAAGCTTCTCCATGCGGCCTCGCATcccagccaggccctgccctccgAAGTCAGGCCAGACCAGGCCCAGCTCTCCGCAGTCAAgcagccaggccaggccctgcGGTCAATGGTCGTGGCACGCCGCCAGGCCCCGCCTTCCATGGCCATGCTTCCGGGTTGGGCCCTGCTCTTCGCAACCGTACATCTGCACCAGGCCCTGCTCATCGTCGCCGTAGTGCATCGGCACCAGGCCCCGCTCTTCACTCCCGTGCATCTGCGCCAGGCCCTGCTCTCCAGCATCGCCATGTGCCTGGGTCGGGCTCAGCTCTCCGCAGCCACCGCCATGCTTCTACGGGCCCAGCTCTCCGCAGCCGCCGCCATGCTTCTTCACCGGGCCCAGCTCTCCGCAGCCACCGCCATACTTCTTCGCCAGGCCCAGCTCTTCGCAGCCGCCGCTGTGCTTCCGTGCTGGGCCCAGCTCTCCGCAACCGCCGCAGCCACCCATCCGTGTCGGCCCCTGCTCTCCGCCGCCGTACTTCCACGCGGGGCCCAGCTCCCCAAGGTCGTGCTTCCGAGTCAGGTCCTGCTCTCCGCCACCGCCGTGCTTCCGCGTCGGGCCCTGCTCTCCACTGCCGTGCAGCCGCGCAGGGTCCAGCTTACCGCCGCGGTGTAGCGgctccaggctctgctctcagccgCCCTGCTTCCAGTAGCCATGCATCCGGGTCCGGCCCTGCCCTCCGAAGCCGAGCCAACCAGATAGGCCTTGCTCTCCGCAACAGCTTCCCAACTCCAGGCTTTGTCCTGCGGAGCCGCACCATCCTGAGGTCATCCCCTAGAAGCCACgcctctctacctgtgtctgctGGCCTGagtcctccttcttcccctcggTTAGCCTTACGAAGGCTAGTCTGCCAGAGTAGGTCAAGCTCTCCTAATCCTGAGGCTCCAAGCCTTGCTGCCCAACCTCATTGGCATGCAGTCCGTATGCGTGCCTCCTCTCCGTCACCTCCTGGTaggctctttcctttctttgagcAGTGTGGTGGcaattcctcctcttcctcctctgcctctgggtCTCCTGGCCAgagcccctcctcttcctcctcctcttcttcctcttcctcttcctccactaATTTTTCTGGCCAGAGCCCCTCTTGCCCTACGTTTTGTGGCTTGGGCTCCATTTCCACTCCTAGTCCTGCAAGCCTGAGGCGTGCCTTGCTGCCGGAGCTTGATGCCCGGAGCCCTCTTCCTGCGGAAGAGCAGGCTGAAACAGGGAGCATGCCTTCCTCCCCTACACGTCCTGTGGTGTGA